A region from the Microbacterium lacus genome encodes:
- a CDS encoding CDP-glycerol glycerophosphotransferase family protein, translated as MTDARFASDDGVSLIISGQGPRPATAELVGPRARVSGTLTGRGKTWRAALPLQASRWGGAELPLPSGTYTLRIVGADGSVIDPPEGVPLTQLGTLRAALTGDALTVGPPIDPAYDSGEGQAALDRRYATRPAALENAVFFESFYGRNASCNPLAIDRELAHRAPGVTRYWSVVDLSVQVPDGAIPVVDGSPEWWRARGSARLLVVNDWLRRTFSRRPGQVVIQTWHGTPLKRLALHRPGFDPRRMAAVIKESRRWNVLLAQNPYAARILGKAYAFVTRPVWVEGYPRNDILTTGDGAATREALGIDAGERVLLYAPTWRDDRAEMVDFVDPAALAKATDAVVLVRGHSRTLQPGRDAEGPRVVDVTGFPDTSRLLLVADALITDYSSVMFDFSVTGKPMYFLVPDIEHYRGQLRGFYFDLTAHAPGPVVRTEAELIAAVRDGDPTAFADRYTQWRAKFNSRDDGHAAERVVGRILDQRLIERD; from the coding sequence ATGACCGACGCCCGTTTCGCCTCTGACGACGGTGTCTCGCTGATCATCTCCGGACAGGGACCGCGTCCGGCGACCGCAGAGCTCGTCGGCCCGCGGGCACGGGTGAGCGGCACCCTGACCGGCCGCGGCAAGACCTGGCGCGCCGCGCTGCCGTTGCAGGCCTCACGCTGGGGCGGTGCCGAGCTTCCGCTGCCGTCCGGCACGTACACGCTGCGCATCGTCGGAGCGGACGGCTCCGTCATCGATCCCCCGGAGGGTGTTCCGCTCACGCAGCTCGGGACGCTGCGCGCGGCGCTCACGGGGGACGCGCTCACCGTCGGCCCGCCGATCGACCCGGCCTACGACTCCGGCGAGGGGCAGGCCGCCCTCGATCGCCGCTACGCCACGCGGCCGGCCGCTTTGGAGAACGCGGTGTTCTTCGAGAGCTTCTACGGGCGCAACGCCAGCTGCAATCCGCTCGCGATCGATCGTGAACTCGCCCATCGTGCCCCGGGAGTCACCCGGTACTGGAGCGTCGTGGACCTCTCGGTGCAGGTTCCCGACGGGGCGATCCCGGTGGTGGACGGCTCACCGGAGTGGTGGCGCGCCCGCGGCTCGGCGCGTCTGCTCGTCGTGAACGACTGGTTGCGCCGCACGTTCTCCCGGCGGCCCGGGCAAGTCGTGATCCAGACGTGGCATGGGACTCCGCTCAAGCGTCTCGCGCTCCATCGCCCCGGTTTCGACCCGCGACGGATGGCGGCGGTGATCAAGGAGTCGCGGCGCTGGAACGTGCTTCTCGCCCAGAATCCCTACGCAGCCCGCATCCTCGGCAAGGCCTACGCGTTCGTGACCCGCCCGGTCTGGGTGGAGGGGTATCCGCGCAACGACATCCTGACGACCGGCGACGGCGCCGCCACACGGGAGGCGCTGGGCATCGACGCCGGCGAGCGCGTGCTCCTGTATGCGCCGACGTGGCGCGACGACCGCGCGGAGATGGTCGATTTCGTGGACCCCGCCGCGCTGGCGAAGGCGACCGACGCGGTGGTGCTCGTCCGGGGTCACTCCCGCACGCTGCAGCCCGGGCGGGATGCCGAAGGCCCGCGTGTCGTGGACGTCACCGGCTTCCCGGACACGTCTCGGCTGCTCCTGGTCGCCGATGCGCTCATCACCGACTATTCGTCGGTTATGTTCGATTTCAGCGTGACCGGAAAACCCATGTACTTCCTCGTGCCCGACATCGAGCACTACCGGGGCCAGCTGCGGGGGTTCTACTTCGACCTGACGGCGCACGCGCCGGGTCCGGTCGTCCGCACCGAGGCGGAGCTCATCGCTGCCGTCCGGGACGGGGATCCGACCGCTTTCGCCGACCGCTACACGCAGTGGCGCGCGAAGTTCAACTCCCGCGACGACGGCCATGCCGCCGAGCGGGTCGTCGGTCGCATCCTCGATCAGCGCCTGATCGAGCGGGACTGA
- a CDS encoding CDP-glycerol glycerophosphotransferase family protein has translation MASFSFGAGNAQKLASIPLYALGRLVTALIPRSADGWVFGCAVGIADGALALWRVAAADGVPAVWLVDSDRESREAAAQGIPHARKRSLRGFWLTARARVVVVTHGFGDVNRYAVSGAFIVQLWHGIPLKRIGLDSPETVRSGVLPGWAPVRALLAFMYRSATRRIRLLPAASHAVRGRLESAFSVPDARVPVTGEPRVDVLSQGTPEERRSLARAAIGAAAGSFDAGDRLVLYAPTWRDGAPDPAVPSAAEWQAIVDVLTRRRAVLLVRSHPLGAGEYTPPFATERVRHLGSDVLPDVTPVLPALDVLVTDYSSLVFDSALVPVPIVFLAPDADEYARTRGFYGSYADVAGADWATEWTGAAAQLDAVLSDDAERARRIAAAARTSARVHAFRDGQNTRRVYRAILAGTGARPTRPTEGPR, from the coding sequence GTGGCGTCCTTCTCGTTCGGCGCGGGGAACGCGCAGAAGCTCGCGAGCATCCCCCTGTACGCGCTCGGTCGCCTGGTCACGGCGCTCATCCCGCGTTCGGCGGACGGCTGGGTCTTCGGCTGCGCGGTCGGCATCGCTGACGGCGCGCTCGCACTCTGGAGGGTCGCGGCCGCCGACGGTGTGCCGGCCGTCTGGCTCGTCGATTCGGACCGCGAGTCGCGGGAGGCTGCGGCGCAGGGCATCCCGCACGCGCGCAAGCGCTCGCTGCGGGGCTTCTGGCTCACCGCTCGCGCGCGGGTCGTCGTGGTCACCCACGGCTTCGGCGACGTGAACCGCTACGCGGTCTCCGGGGCGTTCATCGTGCAGCTGTGGCACGGCATCCCGCTCAAGCGCATCGGGTTGGACTCGCCGGAGACCGTCCGCAGCGGCGTCCTCCCCGGCTGGGCGCCCGTCCGGGCGCTGCTGGCATTCATGTACCGCTCCGCGACCCGGCGGATCCGCCTGCTGCCGGCGGCATCGCACGCGGTCCGCGGGCGCCTGGAGTCCGCGTTCTCGGTGCCGGATGCGCGGGTGCCGGTGACCGGCGAACCCCGCGTCGACGTGCTCTCGCAGGGTACGCCGGAGGAGCGTCGATCCCTCGCCCGCGCCGCGATCGGGGCCGCAGCCGGATCATTCGATGCCGGCGACCGGCTCGTGCTGTACGCCCCGACGTGGCGCGACGGTGCGCCGGATCCGGCCGTCCCCTCGGCGGCGGAGTGGCAGGCGATCGTGGACGTGCTGACCCGGCGTCGAGCCGTCCTCCTCGTCCGGTCGCACCCCCTCGGAGCGGGCGAGTACACACCGCCATTCGCCACCGAACGAGTGCGGCATCTCGGCAGTGACGTGCTGCCTGACGTCACGCCGGTCCTCCCGGCCCTCGACGTCCTGGTCACCGATTACTCCTCGCTCGTGTTCGATTCCGCGCTCGTCCCGGTTCCCATCGTCTTCCTCGCCCCGGATGCGGACGAGTACGCCCGCACCCGGGGCTTCTACGGCTCGTACGCCGATGTCGCCGGCGCGGACTGGGCGACCGAGTGGACGGGTGCCGCCGCCCAGCTGGATGCCGTGCTCTCGGACGACGCGGAGCGTGCCCGGAGGATCGCGGCCGCAGCGCGGACGAGCGCCCGCGTGCACGCGTTCCGGGACGGGCAGAACACCCGGAGGGTGTACCGTGCGATCCTGGCGGGGACGGGCGCGCGGCCCACCCGTCCGACGGAAGGACCTCGATGA
- a CDS encoding S1C family serine protease, whose product MSQNPGDRPEETTPENEHRAETPETATPLSDAPSDATEPRAAAESPAQTEPAAAAIPPQPPAPQAPASSVTPAWQAPQPPRQGAYPAYPQQQYGAPRPQQYAGQPAAAPAYASSFGAGANQTQPTIPFDPRATGAVPTSPSAEPKKKSGAGKVVGLIVAAAIVGGAAGLGGAYAGVNLFTPAGTSPAAGPATVTVNNTDSVNQTTAIAGKVLPSVVTIQATGTNGAGTGSGVVLTSDGYVVTNTHVVTLDGQTADATIRVTTSDGRVYDAEVVGTDPTYDLAVIKLTDAEDLTPVEFADSSALNVGDQTIAIGAPLGLSNTVTTGIVSALNRSIQIASSAAPDSGTQQDDQTPEGEGQQGQSPFQFDFGDGNQASTPTESISIAVIQTDAAINPGNSGGALVDEDGKLIGINVAIATAGGSSGESGSIGVGFSIPSNIVQRVTDEIIETGAATHGLLGASVRDAATVEDSTTTGAYIAEVVDGGAAAAAGLQVGDVVTAFNGVPVTDATDLTAQVRAAAAGSDATVTIVRDGKTVTLDATLGQLQ is encoded by the coding sequence ATGAGCCAGAACCCGGGCGATCGCCCCGAAGAGACCACCCCTGAGAACGAGCACCGGGCGGAGACCCCCGAGACGGCGACGCCGCTGTCGGACGCGCCGTCGGACGCGACGGAACCCCGTGCAGCGGCGGAGTCGCCCGCGCAGACCGAGCCTGCCGCCGCGGCGATCCCGCCCCAGCCGCCCGCCCCTCAGGCTCCCGCGTCATCCGTGACGCCGGCGTGGCAGGCTCCCCAGCCTCCGCGTCAGGGCGCTTATCCCGCCTACCCGCAGCAGCAGTACGGCGCGCCCCGCCCTCAGCAATACGCGGGGCAGCCCGCCGCCGCACCCGCGTATGCGTCGTCCTTCGGCGCGGGCGCGAACCAGACCCAGCCGACCATCCCGTTCGACCCGCGCGCGACGGGCGCCGTTCCGACGTCGCCCTCCGCAGAGCCGAAGAAGAAATCCGGCGCCGGAAAGGTCGTCGGGCTCATCGTCGCCGCCGCGATCGTCGGCGGCGCGGCGGGTCTCGGCGGTGCCTACGCCGGCGTGAACCTCTTCACACCCGCCGGGACGAGTCCCGCGGCGGGGCCCGCCACCGTCACGGTGAACAACACCGACTCGGTCAACCAGACCACCGCGATCGCGGGGAAGGTCCTGCCGAGCGTCGTCACGATCCAGGCAACGGGCACGAACGGTGCCGGGACGGGCTCGGGTGTCGTGCTGACCAGCGACGGGTACGTGGTCACGAACACCCACGTCGTGACGCTGGACGGGCAGACCGCCGACGCCACGATCCGGGTCACGACCTCGGACGGCCGCGTCTACGACGCCGAGGTCGTCGGCACGGACCCGACGTACGACCTCGCCGTGATCAAACTGACGGATGCCGAGGATCTCACCCCGGTGGAGTTCGCCGACTCTTCGGCCCTCAACGTCGGCGACCAGACGATCGCGATCGGCGCTCCGCTCGGGCTGTCGAACACCGTCACCACCGGCATCGTGAGCGCGCTGAACCGCTCGATCCAGATCGCGTCCTCCGCGGCGCCCGACTCGGGCACGCAGCAGGATGACCAGACTCCGGAGGGTGAGGGGCAGCAGGGTCAGAGTCCCTTCCAGTTCGACTTCGGCGACGGCAATCAGGCGTCGACGCCCACCGAGTCCATCTCGATCGCGGTGATCCAGACCGACGCGGCCATCAACCCGGGCAACTCCGGCGGTGCACTCGTCGACGAGGACGGCAAGCTCATCGGCATCAACGTCGCGATCGCGACCGCGGGAGGCTCCAGCGGGGAGTCCGGTTCCATCGGCGTCGGATTCTCGATCCCCTCGAACATCGTGCAGCGCGTGACGGACGAGATCATCGAGACCGGTGCGGCCACGCACGGCCTCCTCGGTGCGAGCGTGCGCGACGCGGCGACGGTCGAGGACTCGACCACGACGGGCGCGTACATCGCCGAGGTCGTCGACGGGGGAGCGGCTGCGGCCGCGGGCCTGCAGGTCGGCGATGTCGTCACGGCCTTCAACGGTGTCCCGGTCACCGACGCGACGGATCTGACGGCGCAGGTGCGTGCGGCGGCGGCAGGATCCGACGCCACGGTCACGATCGTCAGAGACGGCAAGACCGTGACGCTGGACGCCACGCTCGGCCAGCTCCAGTAG
- a CDS encoding aminotransferase class I/II-fold pyridoxal phosphate-dependent enzyme, with translation MRVLPGAWRRAAAGAGLVDADGATRPTIFAEMSALAARTGAINLGQGFPDEDGPAEVLEAARSAISSGRNQYPPGRGVPELLEAIAEHQQRFYGIRLDPAREILVTAGATEALAAALLALIDGPEDEVVVFEPYYDSYAAIIALTGARLVPVPLRWPDFQPDLQELAAAVTDRTRAILVNDPHNPTGTMFTRELRDEVVRLADRHDAVIITDEVYEHLAFGRTHEPISTLPGAAARTLTISSGGKTFSATGWKIGWISGPAELVDAVLAVKQYLTYVNGGPFQPAIAAGLRLPDEFFQALSEQMRAKSALLGEGLRSAGLEVSRPSGSYFTVADAAPLGVTDAAAFCRELPARAGIVAIPLTAFATTRNRDRYATLVRFAACKRLSVLDEAASRLARMTD, from the coding sequence ATGCGAGTTCTTCCCGGAGCATGGCGCCGTGCCGCCGCAGGGGCGGGCCTGGTCGACGCCGACGGCGCGACCCGTCCCACCATCTTCGCCGAGATGTCGGCCCTCGCGGCGCGGACAGGAGCGATCAACCTCGGCCAGGGCTTTCCGGACGAGGACGGCCCGGCCGAAGTCCTGGAGGCGGCGCGCTCGGCGATCTCGAGCGGGCGCAACCAATACCCGCCGGGGCGCGGTGTGCCCGAGCTGCTCGAGGCGATCGCCGAGCACCAGCAGCGCTTCTACGGCATCCGGTTGGATCCTGCCCGCGAGATCCTCGTGACGGCCGGAGCCACCGAGGCGCTCGCTGCAGCCCTCCTGGCGCTGATCGACGGCCCGGAGGACGAGGTGGTCGTCTTCGAGCCGTACTACGACTCCTACGCGGCGATCATCGCGCTGACGGGTGCGCGCCTCGTGCCGGTGCCGCTGCGCTGGCCGGACTTCCAGCCCGATCTGCAGGAACTCGCCGCGGCGGTGACGGACCGTACGCGCGCGATCCTCGTGAACGACCCGCACAATCCGACCGGCACGATGTTCACCCGCGAGCTCCGCGATGAAGTGGTCAGACTGGCTGACCGACACGACGCCGTCATCATCACGGACGAGGTGTACGAGCACCTCGCGTTCGGACGGACGCACGAACCGATCTCGACTCTGCCGGGCGCGGCGGCGCGGACGCTGACGATCTCCTCCGGCGGCAAGACCTTCTCCGCGACGGGGTGGAAGATCGGCTGGATCAGCGGTCCCGCCGAGCTCGTCGACGCCGTGCTCGCGGTGAAGCAGTACTTGACGTATGTGAACGGCGGACCTTTCCAGCCGGCGATCGCTGCCGGCCTCCGCCTGCCCGACGAGTTCTTCCAGGCGCTGTCGGAGCAGATGCGGGCGAAGAGCGCGCTCCTCGGCGAGGGGTTGCGATCTGCCGGCCTGGAGGTGTCGCGGCCGTCCGGCTCCTATTTCACCGTCGCGGATGCCGCTCCCCTGGGCGTCACGGACGCGGCGGCGTTCTGCCGCGAGCTGCCGGCCCGCGCCGGCATCGTGGCGATTCCTCTGACGGCGTTCGCGACGACGCGGAACCGCGATCGCTACGCGACGCTCGTGAGGTTCGCGGCGTGCAAGCGCCTGTCGGTGCTGGATGAGGCGGCATCCCGTCTGGCGCGCATGACGGACTGA
- a CDS encoding carbon-nitrogen hydrolase family protein, with amino-acid sequence MSDSAPGQPLAIAAAQFAPVADKAVNLAAIADLVRIAAARDARLVVLPEYSSYFVDPFDDSLVRNAETLTGPFVAALTEQAGAHGIVIVAGLLEQAEDGRRVRNTVVAVDRSGVVARYRKLHLYDAFGQRESDWVEPGRLEPPETFVVDGVRFGLMTCYDVRFPEVARTLADAGADVFAIPAEWVRGPLKEHHWRTLLHARAIENTAYVIAADHPPPLGVGNSMVVDPQGVEIAAIGTTTDVVVAHVDPALIERVRRVNPALRLRRMSVTPID; translated from the coding sequence GTGAGCGATTCCGCCCCCGGGCAGCCGCTGGCGATCGCGGCGGCCCAATTCGCCCCCGTCGCCGACAAGGCCGTCAACCTCGCCGCGATCGCAGACCTGGTCCGCATCGCCGCGGCGCGTGACGCGCGGCTGGTGGTGCTCCCCGAGTACTCCAGCTATTTCGTCGACCCTTTCGACGACTCGCTGGTCCGCAACGCCGAGACACTCACCGGCCCCTTCGTCGCCGCACTCACCGAGCAGGCGGGTGCGCACGGGATCGTGATCGTCGCGGGCCTGCTGGAACAGGCGGAAGACGGACGACGAGTGCGCAACACCGTCGTCGCGGTGGATCGCAGCGGCGTCGTGGCGCGCTACCGCAAGCTGCATCTGTACGACGCCTTCGGTCAGCGCGAGTCGGACTGGGTCGAGCCCGGACGCCTGGAACCTCCGGAGACGTTCGTGGTCGACGGTGTCCGCTTCGGGCTCATGACCTGCTACGACGTGCGCTTCCCGGAGGTCGCCCGCACACTCGCCGATGCCGGCGCCGATGTGTTCGCCATCCCCGCCGAGTGGGTTCGGGGCCCGCTCAAGGAGCACCACTGGCGCACCCTGCTGCACGCGCGCGCGATCGAGAACACCGCGTACGTGATCGCCGCGGACCACCCGCCGCCACTCGGCGTCGGCAACTCGATGGTGGTCGACCCGCAAGGCGTCGAGATCGCCGCAATCGGGACGACGACGGACGTCGTCGTTGCGCACGTGGACCCCGCGTTGATCGAGCGGGTGCGGCGCGTGAACCCGGCTCTGCGCCTTCGCCGGATGTCGGTGACGCCGATCGACTGA
- a CDS encoding DUF6328 family protein, with protein MPAERDTDRHDDLVDGRDESPAERADRNWSEVLQELRVMQTGTQILTGFLLALAFQPAFAELDARQRGVYLTLVVLSALSSIIALAPVALHRMLFRQRAKQHVVAYGHAALVTALITVSVLLIGVVGFLFDVVVDVDAGVLAAVMLALVIVILWVAAPLILRIRARTEVRS; from the coding sequence ATGCCTGCCGAGCGCGACACCGATCGTCACGACGACCTCGTGGACGGCCGGGACGAGTCTCCTGCGGAGCGCGCCGATCGCAACTGGAGCGAAGTCCTGCAGGAGCTGCGTGTCATGCAGACGGGAACGCAGATCCTGACCGGCTTCCTGCTCGCTCTGGCCTTCCAGCCCGCGTTCGCCGAGCTGGATGCCCGCCAACGCGGGGTGTACCTCACGCTCGTCGTCCTCTCCGCGCTCAGCTCGATCATCGCGCTCGCGCCGGTCGCCCTCCATCGCATGCTCTTCCGACAGCGCGCCAAGCAGCACGTCGTCGCGTACGGGCACGCGGCCCTGGTGACCGCGCTGATCACGGTGTCGGTGCTGTTGATCGGCGTCGTCGGTTTCCTCTTCGATGTAGTCGTCGACGTCGACGCCGGTGTGCTGGCGGCCGTCATGCTCGCCCTCGTGATCGTGATCCTCTGGGTCGCGGCGCCTCTCATCCTGCGCATCAGGGCACGAACGGAGGTCCGCTCGTGA